Proteins encoded by one window of Channa argus isolate prfri chromosome 1, Channa argus male v1.0, whole genome shotgun sequence:
- the ap3m1 gene encoding AP-3 complex subunit mu-1: MIHSLFLINQSGDIFLEKHWKSVISRSVCDYFFEAKEKAVEPENVPPVLQTPHHYLITIYRGKLFFLSVIQTEVPPLFVIEFLHRVADTFQDYFGECSEGVIKENVVTVYELLEEMLDNGFPLATESNVLKEMIRPPTILRSVVNTLTGGSNIGDMLPTGQLSNIPWRRAGVKYTNNEAYFDVIEEIDAILDKSGTTVFAEIQGVIDSCVRLTGMPDLTLSFMNPSLLDDVSFHPCVRFKRWESERVLSFIPPDGNFTLMTYHVSSQNLVAIPVFVKQNINFFETGSCGRLDITIGPKQTMGKTVEGLMVTIHMPKAVLSVNLTATQGSYTYDLSTKVLVWDIGKLNPQKHPNLHGSMSMQTGAPKPEENPSLNIDLKIQQLAISGLKVSRLDMYGEKYKPFKGVKYVTKAGKFQVRT; this comes from the exons ATGATCCACAGTCTGTTCCTGATTAATCAGTCAGGAGACATCTTCCTGGAGAAACACTGGAAGAGTGTCAtcagcaggagtgtgtgtgattacTTTTTTGAGGCCAAGGAGAAGGCAGTGGAGCCGGAAAATGTGCCCCCTGTCCTGCAGACCCCACACCACTATCTCATCACCATATACAGGGGCAAGCTCTTCTTCCTCTCAGTCATCCAGACTGAAGTCCCTCCACTGTTTGTCATTGAGTTCCTGCACAGAGTCGCCGACACATTTCAG GACTACTTTGGAGAATGCTCAGAAGGTGTAATCAAGGAAAATGTGGTCACGGTGTACGAACTATTGGAGGAGATGCTGGACAATGGCTTCCCTCTAGCAACAGAGTCCAATGTCCTCAAAGAGATGATCAGGCCTCCCACAATCCTACGATCAGTTGTCAATACACTCACAG GAGGAAGTAATATTGGTGATATGTTGCCAACCGGCCAACTGTCAAATATCCCATGGAGGCGGGCTGGTGTTAAATACACTAATAATGAGGCATATTTTGATGTCATAGAGGAGATAGATGCCATACTGGACAAATCGG GCACAACAGTATTTGCCGAGATTCAGGGTGTAATTGACTCGTGTGTGAGACTCACTGGGATGCCTGACCTGACGCTGTCTTTTATG AATCCTAGTCTCCTCGACGATGTGAGTTTCCACCCGTGTGTGCGGTTTAAGCGTTGGGAGTCGGAGCGTGTCCTCTCATTTATTCCACCAGACGGAAACTTCACACTCATGACCTATCATGTCAGCTCTCAAAA CCTTGTGGCCATCCCAGTGTTTGTTAAGCAGAACATCAATTTCTTTGAGACAGGATCTTGTGGTCGCTTAGACATCACTATCGGGCCTAAGCAGACCATGGGGAAAACGGTGGAGGGCTTGATGGTCACTATTCACATGCCTAAAGCAGTGCTCAGTGTCAACCTCACAGCCACACAGGGAAGCTACACTTACGACCTCTCTACCAAG GTGCTAGTTTGGGATATTGGGAAACTCAACCCACAGAAGCATCCTAACCTGCATGGCAGTATGAGCATGCAGACAGGAGCCCCCAAGCCTGAAGAGAACCCCTCACTTAACATTGACCTGAAGATACAGCAGCTGGCCATATCAG GCCTAAAGGTGAGTCGACTTGACATGTATGGAGAGAAGTACAAGCCGTTTAAAGGGGTCAAATATGTAACTAAAGCAGGTAAATTTCAAGTGCGGACCTGA